Genomic segment of Candidatus Latescibacterota bacterium:
ATGTAGAGAAGGACAAGGCTCGAGAAAAACCCGACGATCAGAAGAAAATTCAATGGGCTGATCCTGCCTTCAAGGGCTCTCCTGATAACCAGCGTTACGGCGTCAAGATAATCAGTGTGTGTCTTCATACAGCCAACCTCTCTGCTACCCGAAGTCTGGCGCTCCGGGATCTTGGATTACTCTCTATCTCTTCCAGGGACGGCTTACCTGCACGCCGCATCAGTAATTTAAGAGTTGGTACCCTTCCACAATTGCATTGCGGGAAGTCCGGCGGGCATATACATCCCTTTTCTTCCTGCCGGAAATAATTCTTGACGATCCGGTCTTCAAGCGAATGATAACTGAGGACCGCCAGGCGGCCACCGGGCGTCAGTAGCGCGACCGCCTGGGGTAAGAAGGCTCTCAAGTTCTCAAGTTCATCGTTCGCCCATATTCTGAATGCTTGAAAGACGCGGGAAAGTGATCCGATCAGGCCTCGGGATGAGAGGGCCTTCTCTACAATGAAACGAAGCTGGGATGTGCTTACTATCTCCTCATTCTCCCGCGTCTTTACAATCCACCTTGCTATTCTTCTGCTTTTCTTTTCCTCTCCGAATCTCCATATGATATCTGCGATCTCCTTCTCATCTCCATCTGCCAGAAGTGATCTGACCGATCTGCCTCCGGCTCCCATCGACATGCCAAGAGGCCCATCTTCCATATAGCTGAATCCTCGTTCACTGTCGGAGATCTGAAACGACGACATTCCGAGATC
This window contains:
- the rsmH gene encoding 16S rRNA (cytosine(1402)-N(4))-methyltransferase RsmH, with protein sequence MIVQHLPVMVEEVTGYLITDPEGVYVDATLGLGGHTENFLKAAGPKARVIGIDLDENAINMARERLAGYGESVTYICGNFRDINTHLGGGKFNGILVDLGMSSFQISDSERGFSYMEDGPLGMSMGAGGRSVRSLLADGDEKEIADIIWRFGEEKKSRRIARWIVKTRENEEIVSTSQLRFIVEKALSSRGLIGSLSRVFQAFRIWANDELENLRAFLPQAVALLTPGGRLAVLSYHSLEDRIVKNYFRQEEKGCICPPDFPQCNCGRVPTLKLLMRRAGKPSLEEIESNPRSRSARLRVAERLAV